One Loxodonta africana isolate mLoxAfr1 chromosome 4, mLoxAfr1.hap2, whole genome shotgun sequence genomic region harbors:
- the RAD52 gene encoding DNA repair protein RAD52 homolog isoform X2, translated as MSGIEEGVLGGRDSHPSAGGNSVLCFGQCRYTAEEYQAIQNALRQRLGPEYISSRMAGGGQKVCYIEGHRVINLANEMFGYNGWAHSITQQNVDFVDLNNGKFYVGVCAFVRVQLKDGSYHEDVGYGVSEGLKSKALSLEKARKEAVTDGLKRALRSFGNALGNCILDKDYLRSLNKLPRQMPPEVDLTKAKRQDFEPSVEQARYSSCQQNMALVPPKPQEVTSPCRPGHSDDPHVVIQGAKDSSSRSASSSDVESEATYQRKLRQKQLQQQFREQMEKQQQAALPAPPLKHSTPVTAAPEPFAERDSLADNLEMWDLTPDLGDIMEPLPNPEPPQTTPALKNHVVTRNRTPQILCLQEPQTHTEQHVTGDFESYRKSQDMKKRKLDPI; from the exons ATGTCTGGGATTGAGGAAGGAGTTCTTGGGGGCCGTGACAGCCATCCTTCTGCTGGTGGCAACTCTGTATTATGTTTTGGGCAG TGCCGATACACAGCAGAAGAGTACCAGGCCATCCAGAATGCCCTGAGGCAGAGGCTTGGCCCAGAATATATTAGTAGCCGCATGGCTGGAGGAGGCCAGAAG GTATGTTACATTGAGGGTCACAGAGTAATTAATCTGGCCAACGAGATGTTTGGTTACAATGGCTGGGCACACTCCATCACACAGCAGAATGTGG ATTTTGTTGACCTCAACAATGGCAAGTTCTACGTGGGAGTCTGTGCGTTTGTGAGAGTCCAGTTGAAG GATGGCTCCTATCATGAAGATGTGGGCTATGGTGTTAGTGAGGGCCTCAAGTCAAAGGCCTTGTCCTTAGAGAAGGCAAGGAAGgaggcagtgacagatgggtTGAAGCGAGCACTCAG GAGTTTTGGGAATGCACTTGGAAATTGTATTCTGGACAAAGACTATCTGAGGTCACTAAATAAGCTTCCACGACAG aTGCCTCCTGAAGTGGATTTAACTAAAGCAAAGAGACAAGATTTTGAACCATCCGTGGAACAGGCGAGATATAGCAGCTGCCAACAAAACATGGCTCTGGTACCCCCAAAGCCACAGGAGGTGACCTCCCCTTGCAGACCAGGCCACTCAGATGACCCCCACGTGGTGATACAGGGGGCTAAGGACAGCAGCTCCCG AAGCGCGTCCTCTTCTGATGTGGAGAGTGAGGCCACATACCAGCGGAAGCTCCggcaaaagcagttgcaacagcaGTTCCGGGAGCAAATGGAGAAACAGCAGCAAG CAGCGCTGCCGGCCCCTCCTTTGAAGCACAGCACTCCTGTAACTGCTGCGCCAGAACCATTCGCTGAGAGAGACTCCCTTGCAG ACAACCTTGAAATGTGGGATTTGACTCCAGATTTAGGGGACATTATGGAGCCCCTGCCTAACCCAGAACCACCCCAGACCACACCAGCCTTGAAGAACCATGTGGTGACCCGGAACAGAACTCCACAAATACTTTGCCTCCAGGAGCCACAGACTCACACGGAGCAACATGTAACAG GAGACTTTGAGTCTTATAGGAAGAGCCAGGacatgaagaaaaggaaattggATCCAATTTAG
- the RAD52 gene encoding DNA repair protein RAD52 homolog isoform X4, with the protein MSGIEEGVLGGRDSHPSAGGNSVLCFGQCRYTAEEYQAIQNALRQRLGPEYISSRMAGGGQKVCYIEGHRVINLANEMFGYNGWAHSITQQNVDFVDLNNGKFYVGVCAFVRVQLKDGSYHEDVGYGVSEGLKSKALSLEKARKEAVTDGLKRALRSFGNALGNCILDKDYLRSLNKLPRQMPPEVDLTKAKRQDFEPSVEQARYSSCQQNMALVPPKPQEVTSPCRPGHSDDPHVVIQGAKDSSSRSASSSDVESEATYQRKLRQKQLQQQFREQMEKQQQDNLEMWDLTPDLGDIMEPLPNPEPPQTTPALKNHVVTRNRTPQILCLQEPQTHTEQHVTGVAARKVVRNKNGRKVLGLIL; encoded by the exons ATGTCTGGGATTGAGGAAGGAGTTCTTGGGGGCCGTGACAGCCATCCTTCTGCTGGTGGCAACTCTGTATTATGTTTTGGGCAG TGCCGATACACAGCAGAAGAGTACCAGGCCATCCAGAATGCCCTGAGGCAGAGGCTTGGCCCAGAATATATTAGTAGCCGCATGGCTGGAGGAGGCCAGAAG GTATGTTACATTGAGGGTCACAGAGTAATTAATCTGGCCAACGAGATGTTTGGTTACAATGGCTGGGCACACTCCATCACACAGCAGAATGTGG ATTTTGTTGACCTCAACAATGGCAAGTTCTACGTGGGAGTCTGTGCGTTTGTGAGAGTCCAGTTGAAG GATGGCTCCTATCATGAAGATGTGGGCTATGGTGTTAGTGAGGGCCTCAAGTCAAAGGCCTTGTCCTTAGAGAAGGCAAGGAAGgaggcagtgacagatgggtTGAAGCGAGCACTCAG GAGTTTTGGGAATGCACTTGGAAATTGTATTCTGGACAAAGACTATCTGAGGTCACTAAATAAGCTTCCACGACAG aTGCCTCCTGAAGTGGATTTAACTAAAGCAAAGAGACAAGATTTTGAACCATCCGTGGAACAGGCGAGATATAGCAGCTGCCAACAAAACATGGCTCTGGTACCCCCAAAGCCACAGGAGGTGACCTCCCCTTGCAGACCAGGCCACTCAGATGACCCCCACGTGGTGATACAGGGGGCTAAGGACAGCAGCTCCCG AAGCGCGTCCTCTTCTGATGTGGAGAGTGAGGCCACATACCAGCGGAAGCTCCggcaaaagcagttgcaacagcaGTTCCGGGAGCAAATGGAGAAACAGCAGCAAG ACAACCTTGAAATGTGGGATTTGACTCCAGATTTAGGGGACATTATGGAGCCCCTGCCTAACCCAGAACCACCCCAGACCACACCAGCCTTGAAGAACCATGTGGTGACCCGGAACAGAACTCCACAAATACTTTGCCTCCAGGAGCCACAGACTCACACGGAGCAACATGTAACAGGTGTAGCAGCGAGAAAAGTGGTTAGGAACAAAAATGGAAGGAAGGTCCTGGGTTTAATTCTGTGA
- the RAD52 gene encoding DNA repair protein RAD52 homolog isoform X1 — MSGIEEGVLGGRDSHPSAGGNSVLCFGQCRYTAEEYQAIQNALRQRLGPEYISSRMAGGGQKVCYIEGHRVINLANEMFGYNGWAHSITQQNVDFVDLNNGKFYVGVCAFVRVQLKDGSYHEDVGYGVSEGLKSKALSLEKARKEAVTDGLKRALRSFGNALGNCILDKDYLRSLNKLPRQMPPEVDLTKAKRQDFEPSVEQARYSSCQQNMALVPPKPQEVTSPCRPGHSDDPHVVIQGAKDSSSRSASSSDVESEATYQRKLRQKQLQQQFREQMEKQQQAALPAPPLKHSTPVTAAPEPFAERDSLADNLEMWDLTPDLGDIMEPLPNPEPPQTTPALKNHVVTRNRTPQILCLQEPQTHTEQHVTGVAARKVVRNKNGRKVLGLIL, encoded by the exons ATGTCTGGGATTGAGGAAGGAGTTCTTGGGGGCCGTGACAGCCATCCTTCTGCTGGTGGCAACTCTGTATTATGTTTTGGGCAG TGCCGATACACAGCAGAAGAGTACCAGGCCATCCAGAATGCCCTGAGGCAGAGGCTTGGCCCAGAATATATTAGTAGCCGCATGGCTGGAGGAGGCCAGAAG GTATGTTACATTGAGGGTCACAGAGTAATTAATCTGGCCAACGAGATGTTTGGTTACAATGGCTGGGCACACTCCATCACACAGCAGAATGTGG ATTTTGTTGACCTCAACAATGGCAAGTTCTACGTGGGAGTCTGTGCGTTTGTGAGAGTCCAGTTGAAG GATGGCTCCTATCATGAAGATGTGGGCTATGGTGTTAGTGAGGGCCTCAAGTCAAAGGCCTTGTCCTTAGAGAAGGCAAGGAAGgaggcagtgacagatgggtTGAAGCGAGCACTCAG GAGTTTTGGGAATGCACTTGGAAATTGTATTCTGGACAAAGACTATCTGAGGTCACTAAATAAGCTTCCACGACAG aTGCCTCCTGAAGTGGATTTAACTAAAGCAAAGAGACAAGATTTTGAACCATCCGTGGAACAGGCGAGATATAGCAGCTGCCAACAAAACATGGCTCTGGTACCCCCAAAGCCACAGGAGGTGACCTCCCCTTGCAGACCAGGCCACTCAGATGACCCCCACGTGGTGATACAGGGGGCTAAGGACAGCAGCTCCCG AAGCGCGTCCTCTTCTGATGTGGAGAGTGAGGCCACATACCAGCGGAAGCTCCggcaaaagcagttgcaacagcaGTTCCGGGAGCAAATGGAGAAACAGCAGCAAG CAGCGCTGCCGGCCCCTCCTTTGAAGCACAGCACTCCTGTAACTGCTGCGCCAGAACCATTCGCTGAGAGAGACTCCCTTGCAG ACAACCTTGAAATGTGGGATTTGACTCCAGATTTAGGGGACATTATGGAGCCCCTGCCTAACCCAGAACCACCCCAGACCACACCAGCCTTGAAGAACCATGTGGTGACCCGGAACAGAACTCCACAAATACTTTGCCTCCAGGAGCCACAGACTCACACGGAGCAACATGTAACAGGTGTAGCAGCGAGAAAAGTGGTTAGGAACAAAAATGGAAGGAAGGTCCTGGGTTTAATTCTGTGA
- the RAD52 gene encoding DNA repair protein RAD52 homolog isoform X3, whose amino-acid sequence MSGIEEGVLGGRDSHPSAGGNSVLCFGQCRYTAEEYQAIQNALRQRLGPEYISSRMAGGGQKVCYIEGHRVINLANEMFGYNGWAHSITQQNVDFVDLNNGKFYVGVCAFVRVQLKDGSYHEDVGYGVSEGLKSKALSLEKARKEAVTDGLKRALRSFGNALGNCILDKDYLRSLNKLPRQMPPEVDLTKAKRQDFEPSVEQARYSSCQQNMALVPPKPQEVTSPCRPGHSDDPHVVIQGAKDSSSRSASSSDVESEATYQRKLRQKQLQQQFREQMEKQQQALPAPPLKHSTPVTAAPEPFAERDSLADNLEMWDLTPDLGDIMEPLPNPEPPQTTPALKNHVVTRNRTPQILCLQEPQTHTEQHVTGVAARKVVRNKNGRKVLGLIL is encoded by the exons ATGTCTGGGATTGAGGAAGGAGTTCTTGGGGGCCGTGACAGCCATCCTTCTGCTGGTGGCAACTCTGTATTATGTTTTGGGCAG TGCCGATACACAGCAGAAGAGTACCAGGCCATCCAGAATGCCCTGAGGCAGAGGCTTGGCCCAGAATATATTAGTAGCCGCATGGCTGGAGGAGGCCAGAAG GTATGTTACATTGAGGGTCACAGAGTAATTAATCTGGCCAACGAGATGTTTGGTTACAATGGCTGGGCACACTCCATCACACAGCAGAATGTGG ATTTTGTTGACCTCAACAATGGCAAGTTCTACGTGGGAGTCTGTGCGTTTGTGAGAGTCCAGTTGAAG GATGGCTCCTATCATGAAGATGTGGGCTATGGTGTTAGTGAGGGCCTCAAGTCAAAGGCCTTGTCCTTAGAGAAGGCAAGGAAGgaggcagtgacagatgggtTGAAGCGAGCACTCAG GAGTTTTGGGAATGCACTTGGAAATTGTATTCTGGACAAAGACTATCTGAGGTCACTAAATAAGCTTCCACGACAG aTGCCTCCTGAAGTGGATTTAACTAAAGCAAAGAGACAAGATTTTGAACCATCCGTGGAACAGGCGAGATATAGCAGCTGCCAACAAAACATGGCTCTGGTACCCCCAAAGCCACAGGAGGTGACCTCCCCTTGCAGACCAGGCCACTCAGATGACCCCCACGTGGTGATACAGGGGGCTAAGGACAGCAGCTCCCG AAGCGCGTCCTCTTCTGATGTGGAGAGTGAGGCCACATACCAGCGGAAGCTCCggcaaaagcagttgcaacagcaGTTCCGGGAGCAAATGGAGAAACAGCAGCAAG CGCTGCCGGCCCCTCCTTTGAAGCACAGCACTCCTGTAACTGCTGCGCCAGAACCATTCGCTGAGAGAGACTCCCTTGCAG ACAACCTTGAAATGTGGGATTTGACTCCAGATTTAGGGGACATTATGGAGCCCCTGCCTAACCCAGAACCACCCCAGACCACACCAGCCTTGAAGAACCATGTGGTGACCCGGAACAGAACTCCACAAATACTTTGCCTCCAGGAGCCACAGACTCACACGGAGCAACATGTAACAGGTGTAGCAGCGAGAAAAGTGGTTAGGAACAAAAATGGAAGGAAGGTCCTGGGTTTAATTCTGTGA